A portion of the Hydractinia symbiolongicarpus strain clone_291-10 chromosome 10, HSymV2.1, whole genome shotgun sequence genome contains these proteins:
- the LOC130612953 gene encoding uncharacterized protein LOC130612953, producing MISVYCDMVTDGGGWTQITHWLASKKIYHVANIYEMNLTSSKNSAYTSGHFRHLKTILDFKQFRIRCTKPAYHNRIVDIATTTSSVIDYFTLATNERPYACGGFYPLEEDNSILSERCQEWLDGKFSDPLKVSSGRFFRHLMHIPNVATVDLPEARCDDLQGSDIIFQIRQTGYFQKVLKVTMVLRK from the exons ATGATAAGTGTCTACTGCGACATGGTAACTGATGGAG GTGGATGGACACAAATAACTCATTGGCTcgcatcaaaaaaaatttatcacgtTGCAAATATCTATGAAATGAACCTAACCTCCTCCAAAAACAGCGCATATACTTCTGGTCACTTCCGTCACTTAAAAACAATTCTTGATTTTAAACAATTTCGAATACGCTGCACCAAACCAGCATATCATAACAGAATTGTTGACATAGCAACCACAACGTCATCTGTCATCGATTACTTTACCTTGGCGACAAACGAAAGACCATACGCATGCGGTGGATTCTATCCATTGGAAGAAGATAACTCGATCTTGTCTGAGAGATGTCAAGAATGGCTAGATGGAAAGTTCTCAGATCCCCTAAAAGTTTCTTCTGGTCGATTTTTTCGTCATTTGATGCATATACCGAACGTAGCAACTGTAGATTTACCCGAAGCAAGATGTGATGATCTTCAGGGTAGtgatattatttttcaaat aCGTCAAACAGGCTACTTTCAAAAGGTGCTTAAAGTCACAATGGTTTTGAGAAAATAG
- the LOC130612325 gene encoding uncharacterized protein LOC130612325 has protein sequence MDTIRKMTSRRSSRDSIVTSRNDDVSSEADDEDSIGTVNEAVVDEKADKSFNLLDEIDQFRKKITNSTSNNKQVAEVNEGKYPVPSYKTKNNLKSVLIQSTKTEVLNVNDKYNRKRRYDAAGKYRIGPSFITKSRLAYVDEHKPAKLSVIPDPHSKSLEFGLLTYMWTFTDQHDKQEIDLSFLQSLVDSGVNINCRDEHGQTILHAIVRDWHTDVVLFAIRNNADVNAQDNLGRSPLHLAAALNGAETTRLLLLNGARVDVQTKNTNQTPIHYAAKFNSLETMKMLIRFQASITQRDGKNKTVLFLAAESGSIETAKFLLDIGAPAGVYDSEGNSLIGHLLEKMPHVANRALYQLIITNMSSKRSEMYLSYLESNTKGKAAMVSKSPLEIITIYEDINLIMHPVIQKAIEVKWNLFGRNDTLRKLFITFLYLTCWLILASTFSDSKEREYYKPYDKYAWKIVPEALIIIFASYFFYKDFAVKKDAIKYHRAWVEWRQHLVRSNYLNCHPAWPGDRENLESETERIRSVPSLAGREKFWFAYEWIMLIILAAIIITRVLDMLLDETGMFIAHKCVFGLGMLVSFARVLKICIRFRYFAVFLKIASLAITSFIQITFLYLQLFVPFVAAFWLMFGDSNGQKKIDRVLVNSSNTTTSFNIGSTFINIDTFQTLNNLDTIIYTVYESSLGQELIYEYALIEKITGQILIALFHVFGTFILFAVFVALITSKFTTNFRQCVAEASLLQASVVLQLEKNLSKRDKAKLASYYKKSCNPLVVTSENIEEYHKLDNALSNLHIAERRLTGIENVVHEIEEKYHQNDRRSQMSILESVLNTTGSVEGKQDAFGKGLKTGLKEIYQKQEYMNRYLPKLLKPPSTS, from the exons ATGGACACTATTAGGAAGATGACAAGCAGAAGATCTTCACGAGATTCTATCGTGACAAGTAGAAACGACGACGTTTCGTCTGAGGCCGACGACGAAGATTCCATCGGCACAGTAAATGAAGCAGTGGTAGATGAGAAAGCCGACAAATCGTTCAACTTGCTAGACGAGATCGACCAGTTcagaaagaaaattacaaatTCAACTAGCAATAATAAACAGGTAGCAGAAGTGAATGAAGGTAAGTATCCGGTACCTTCATACAAAacgaaaaacaatttaaagtcGGTTTTAATTCAGTCCACTAAAACTGAAGTTTTAAATGTAAACGATAAGTATAACCGCAAGAGACGCTACGATGCTGCTGGAAAATATCGCATTGGTCCGTCCTTTATCACAAAATCAAGACTGGCTTATGTTGACGAGCATAAACCAGCTAAGTTGTCAGTCATTCCAGATCCCCATTCAAAGTCACTTGAATTTGGTCTGTTAACGTACATGTGGACATTCACAGATCAACATGATAAACAAGAAATCGATTTGAGTTTTTTGCAGTCACTAGTTGACTCAGGTGTCAATATCAATTGCCGTGACGAACACGGGCAGACAATTTTACATGCTATTGTAAGAGATTGGCATACTGACGTGGTTTTATTTGCTATACGGAATAATGCTGATGTGAATGCACAAGATAATTTGGGAAGGTCACCCTTGCATCTGGCAGCAGCACTAAACGGAGCTGAAACTACACGACTTTTACTCTTAAATGGAG CTAGAGTTGatgtacaaacaaaaaataccaATCAAACACCAATTCATTATGCCGCAAAATTCAACTCATTAGAGACCATGAAAATGCTTATTCGATTCCAAGCAAGTATCACTCAAAGGGATGGGAAGAATAAGACGGTCTTATTTTTAGCTGCAGAATCAG GAAGCATTGAAACCGCAAAATTTTTGCTGGATATTGGTGCACCTGCCGGAGTTTATGACAGTGAAGGAAATTCTCTGATTGGTCACTTGTTAGAAAAAATGCCACATGTTGCGAATCGAGCACTTTATCAACTCATTATAACAAATATGTCGTCGAAACGAAGTGAAATGTATTTAAGCTATTTGGAAAGCAATACAAAGGGGAAGGCTGCCATGGTATCTAAAAGCCCATTGGAG atcATCACAATATATGAAGATATCAACTTGATAATGCATCCTGTCATACAGAAAGCGATTGAAGTCAAGTGGAATTTGTTTGGTAGAAACGACACTCTGCGAAAGTTGTTCATAACCTTCCTCTACTTGACTTGCTGGCTTATTCTTGCTTCTACATTCAGTGACAGCAAGGAAAGAGAATATTATAAACCCTATGATAAATATGCATGGAAAATTGTACCAGAGGCGTTGATAATTATTTTTGCCAGCTATTTCTTTTATAAG GATTTTGCTGTGAAGAAAGATGCAATTAAGTATCACAGAGCCTGGGTTGAATGGAGACAACATTTGGTTCGATCTAATTACCTGAACTGCCATCCTGCGTGGCCAGGTGATCGAGAAAATTTAGAATCTGAAACAGAAAGGATTCGTTCTGTACCAAGTTTAGCAGGAAGAGAGAAATTTTGGTTTGCTTATGAGTGGATTATGTTGATCATTTTAGCTGCCATCATCATCACACGAGTTTTAGACATGTTACTCGACGAAACTGGAATGTTTATCGCACATAAATGTGTGTTTGGTTTGGGAATGCTAGTCTCGTTCGCTCGTGTCTTAAAAATTTGTATCCGATTCCGATATTTTGCTGTGTTCCTTAAAATAGCCA GTCTCGCCATCACATCATTTATCCAAATCACGTTTCTGTACCTACAGTTATTTGTCCCATTTGTAGCTGCATTCTGGCTGATGTTCGGCGATAGCAACGGTCAGAAAAAAATTGATCGGGTACTGGTCAATTCAAGCAACACGACGACTTCTTTTAATATTGGCAGTACATTCATTAACATAGACACGTTTCAAACTTTAAATAACCTTGATACAATA ATTTACACTGTATACGAATCATCGCTTGGTCAAGAACTTATATATGAGTATGCGTTGATAGAGAAAATTACAGGACAAATTTTGATTGCTCTTTTCCACGTGTTTGGAACATTTATATTATTTGCGGTTTTTGTGGCGTTAATTACGTCAAAATTCACGACAAACTTCAGACAATGTGTTGCAGAAGCCTCTTTACTACAAGCCTCTGTTGTGTTGCAACTGGAGAAGAATTTGAGCAAAAGAGATAAAGCTAAACTTGCttcttattataaaaaaagctgCAATCCTCTG GTCGTTACATCAGAGAATATAGAAGAGTATCATAAACTTGACAATGCGCTTTCTAATCTTCATATCGCTGAAAGACGCTTGACTGGAATTGAAAATGTCGTCCATGAGATTGAAGAAAAATATCATCAGAATGACAGAAGAAGTCAAATGTCTATCCTCGAATCTGTTTTGAATACAACAGGTAGCGTGGAAGGTAAACAAGACGCATTTGGGAAAGGACTGAAAACAGGCTTAAAAGAAATCTATCAAAAGCAAGAATATATGAACAGATATCTACCAAAGT TGTTGAAGCCGCCTTCTACAAGTTAA